The following is a genomic window from Dermacentor variabilis isolate Ectoservices chromosome 11, ASM5094787v1, whole genome shotgun sequence.
ATAAGATTGCTCCCACAAAATATTAGAAAACTTCAAATCTGCTAGCAATAACATTGGTACGCCTCAAAATTTTACAGTAACCCTTGTAAAACACTCATAACGGCCGCCACTAGCGTTTTTGAAGTACCAGGTGGTCGGTAGCACATACCGCCAACCAGCTTCTAAAGGTTGTAATGAACGACGAGATGGGAAAGGAGGGGGAACACATGAGcccaattttagagcgcagctctttggcgtccgttcctgggtttcgcgtcgtcgtcggcgttgtcgtcggcctcgtaaccagctccgcccccctttcatccccccagcgctagcagcgaccgactgataccgctggatgccgctgacgccgctagagagtcaagataacgtgactgcatagaacaccgtcgccgccatgcagaaagaggaggaaagggtcccccccccctgttcttgtgtggcggataggatGCTCTTCAgctgccgacgcgccggttatttcacgtaggccccggcacgtcgacgaatacgtgaccaccttcccacggctagacctggttcttagcgctgcggaagcgagggtatcatattgtttgtgtcggcatcggcggagttgtccctgaaaccaactccgcagctggggttgactcactatcggcgtcagcggcatcagtcagtcgctgctatctcttccctcctccctttatcgtgttgtccgcttgctgcgcgcgcttctgcccccatcgtttgccgctgggtgtacacgccgcccccctccccctcttcctgcgagtctccggttgtcaaagcgccggctcgaacttaattcctttcttcgctcctcctccaatgcaacccctgtgcggtggcaatcagagagccagatcgctggcggcggatctgtatatgtgcaccgcccgagccgaaattgccgctgccgttcgccctgtgcggtggcaatcagagagccagatcggtggcggcggatctgtatatgtgcaccgcccgagccgaaattgccgctgccgttcgccactgcgaaattatctgccagttctttctgagccatgagcgagacgaccgatggaagtcctccgtctgctgctgctgctgctgctgctaaacgagctgccagagcagaggcccagcgccgtcgccgtcagaatccagaggtgcgtgccgccgaagcagaagcttacctagtggagtctttgttaaaggaatacgtgtgaaaaataaaaaaaaattatgtgatagcgcatacatgtgttgctcgatttctttgcctcaatctatcgaaaaggtgaaacagcttatttgctgcgctcaaatttcgcattaggaagtaacgtaatcgtcggtaatttttttcttagttACAACGATAccaagccaacagataatgaatcCAAGGAacgcataggggaaattatttgcggCAGAAATAATAAGccaaaaggaaaatgaaagtgtgTGAAAAAGGCAACTTGTCGGCGGTGAGAGCCGACTCCAGATCCTCTGCATTAGGCATTTCTACACTTCCATATAAACTACAAAACATTTCGCTTATGCTTACCTTGCTTCAATTATCTGTTCGTTCTATTTGGTTACGACTACCAAAAAGGAAACCCATCGGTTCCACCCGCCTTCGCGTTCATCGCGTAGGGATGATATCGATTTCTACACGTTTTATGACTTCAGGTAGGATACAAGGCGTTATTGGCAATCTGCCTATGCGTGAAATAGTTCGCGCTCCACGTGGCATCAGCAGACAAACGCCGTATTCCGCATCCGCTGCCCCACTAATAAGCCGCCTAGGCAAACAACCTTAGTGTCAGATATTTACATTAACATGAGTAGCAAGAAATGGGCACGTAAAATCAGTTATCGACGCAGATGAACGGTATTACATTTCACGCGTGATGTGGAGTAAGTTCAGGTCCCACTGCCGACAAATTGTTCTCTCTGTCCGCTTACATTCCCGTTCGCCCTATCATGTGTACatgtaaaataaagaaagcaacaaaattccatatgctttccttggcttcattttcTGTTGGCTTCTAACTGTTGTAACAACATATACAGAGTGAGGCTTCATATGGAAGGCTGGAAGGaacaaaataataagaaaagaCCAGAAATTGATTCTACTAAGCGTCCGTTATATACAGGAGCTTTGCGAAGTCAATTTGTCGCTTATTAATTGGGATGTTTCTcgcgaacccacgaccttttttTTCTGATACATTTAAAGAAGCTTCCCATAGCTAACTCATGTGCTAACTTACGTATCAATTCATCCTCTTTCTATCACAAGTTTGCATCAATTTGCGTAAGTTtcgttctttttcattttcatcTACGACCAGTGTAGCGTGAACCATTTTAAACAATTTTCCTACAAGCAACTGTCAACGCAGTAGCACTGGCTCTTTGAGTCATTTAAAGCTGCCAAAACACACGAAAAGGGCGCGAAGCACATGTTGATTCAGCTTCCAAATGCCGATTACGCCGCGTGACCACTCGCTTCGTTGTCAGATTTCTGAACCACTCCTTACGTAGACACGTTCGCACGGAGCCTCACATGGATGCCTACAGGTCTTCGCGAAGCGCATTTGCCCTTACTGCCACTGTTACAGTATTCTGTACAGCTGTGTGGAGCTGCTATTACGACGACTGCACGAatggtatgtatgtatgcttGTCATTGCTATGTTTCAATCACTAATGCACTAATTACTTTCGATATCAGAAAAGTTCTTCGAATTATCAACCCCGGCACCAACGTTAAAACATTCTTTCTCGTTATTATAATGGTCTTTGTTCTCACTCTCGGTTACAATGCATTCTCAcaaacactggaaaaaaaaactaaaccatGGATACGTTTAATCAACGCGTACATGCACAGCCCTGAAGTGCTATAAACGCCATAAAGCTTTATTAAATGCTCTTTTCAGCGGCTCTTGAAATGATCGAAATCTCATACCTCATTAGCTTGCAGATGCGACTCGCAAAGCTGATAACAATGTCATTTAGTGGCATATACCACGCGCTTGTGAACCGGTCTCCAAAATATTTGACTGTTTGCCCGTTCAAGTGTTGTTGTTGTGTAATGGCTGTGGAGAAGTAGAACAGACTACCTGAAACGCTTAACAACCATATAACCGTGAGGAAAGTCAATTATAGAGATCcgacgcacatgttggaatcaatGTTAAGTAAGCCTCTGATCAAGCTTGCGGCGTGTATTCAAATAAAGGGGAGACCTATGATTGTGTTTACTTATATCGTATGAACCATGCAACCCGATGCAATGTTCGTTTTAGTCTAAAAAGGCGACAAACTCTGCGCGTATTCATGGctaatcctccagaatgggtacgTTCCATGTTACAAATGGGATACAAAATTCTGAAATATAGGTCAATATGCGTCGTGCGTCTTGGTTTTAATGCTGACGTCGCCTATTCGCCTCTACAAGTACCAAACACCGCTTTCGTACTCGGGACATGACTGCATTGACGTCTGACACTGCGCGCCCGTGACCCTGTGCAATTTGTGAGGGGAGTAACACATATATTGCAAAAGTCTGCACGTTGCATATAATGAAAGTAATGGAAATCTCACCCAGAGCCACTAATTGCGAAGCGCGTAATAAACTGATTCGCCATAGATGATCTTCACAGCCATTCCAGTACCAGTGACATTCTTGACTCGACGTGTCGTCCCGGCTGTTCGCGAGGTTGGGTGAACAGCTGCAGCTGTGTCAGCAATGAACTCACTCCGCCATACCGAGGAttgtttgccgttgcttcgtTTGACCTGCCGTACTTTTGTCCATTTTGGGCCGTTAAGCACGCGAATCGTCCTTCGGATCTTTCTCAAGTTGGCTGTCGCAGCTTTGCTCACTTTTCTCCTTGTCAACTTACGCAGCTCATCCAAGAAAGAGCTAGCTCTAACGAACCCATCGCGATAGTATAGGTACAATTGCTGAAGTAGCCAGAAATTAAAGATTTAGTCCGGCGTACACTACGCGGCTTTAGTGGCCGTCGCTTGAAAGTGAACGCGGGTCAGTGTGGAGGTTGTTATTTTCGGTTCTACTGAGTGACATCTGCAAGTAAACATTTACGCCTCGTTTAGAATATGTAATTTGTTGAAGTCAGTGGACGTGCCCTTATTGATTTAGAGAGTTAGGCATTTCTAACAATTTAGTTCAGAATGAAAGCAGTATTTATATTATTTAGGAACGTACGTAACAAGTGCATTTTCGTGTGACTTGTGATTTCACATGAATGCGGACAATTTTCTTAAGTTATGGCAGGAATCTTATTTTTCACAAAACCGGGATAGAACAATGGCACAGTTAGGTGTCACGAATAGTGGTGAAAATATCAGCTTTATTATGAACTGCGTGGTTACAAGATATGTTCCAACCGTTTGCCTAAAACATATCATTAGGTAAAAGGGCAAGTGCGCAATAGGTGAGTTCCCAACAGAAGATAAATCACATTGTGTTGTAGAACAGCACTGAAAGGGATATACAAATTATCGGGTAGCAATGCCTGTGAGTGAATAAAATTTATTTGAGAGAGCAACCTGTGGCCTGCAACTCTATTTCAGACAGCCGCGGGCCTGTGCTGATTTCCAGCCTCTTTCACCAGCTACGGCTGGTCCTCATGGCTTTGgattgtcagctgggcctcccactggtTTTTTTTGTTGGTGCATGGATGGGCATAGTTGCTTGTTCTTGCTGCATTTCTACACCATGTGGTATAGAGGGTTTGATGCATTGCATAATTGGCAGTTCCTTGTATACGTTGAcgaatgcatcgcggatattgaAGTGCCGTGCCTAATGTTTATTTTAGATGTTGAAACTTGCGTAAAGTCTGCTTGAAGATAGATATATAGAGATTGGAAGTAATCCTAAATGCGAATTGTCGGTTATGCTTATAGAGGTAAGTGCCAAATAGAAATCTTCCAAGTAACTAAGTTAGCTTAATTGCATAAGGCAAGCATTCCAAGATTATTAACAGCAGCTTAACAGCATCTTTCAAAAGTATACCTTGGTACAATGAATATAATTCACTCACATGGCGGTTGGCCCATGTTGGCATGGAATCATTGAAGCTTTTAGTGCAGAATACCAGAAACAAAAGAAGATATGAAACAAACAAGGGCTGACTTTGAACAATTTATTTTGAAGCACGGGACCATATTTACAAAGGCGAAACCCTGTTCCACATTACCCACGTGCAGGTCGTAATCGTCGTCACGCAAGTTAGGACAGCTCTTTCTTGTAAGGAGTTATCGTAGCATTGCGCGATGACGAAACATATCTGCAGGCTGCGCATGCGCGATGTGGAGCAGCatcttggatatatatatatatatatatatatatatatatatatatatatatatatatatgtatatatatagctgcCTGGAAGTTCAGGACGCACGTGCCAAAACAGAAACGATGATTTCTTTCGGATTATCAGGAAATACATTAAACAGTAACGCGTCGTGCCTAAATAAGTACATGAAACAGGGGGCCCCCAATGCGCTTGTTTAGCGagaagcaaacgggtatagaccaTATTCTGATTGACATCCAAAAGACagaaatggagctgtgcaggtaACGTTATGCGCCGGTTGGATAACCGTTGGTtcatcagggttacagaatgcgTTCCAAGAGAAGGGGAACTCAGTCGAGGATGGCAGCAGACTATGtcgagcgatgaaattaggaaattcgcgggcgctagttggaattggttggtgcaggacaggggtaattggagatcgcagggagaggccttcgtcctgcagtggacataaaacaggctgatcatgatgatgatgatggtgatgacgacgacgacgatgatgataatgatgagtgCGAATACACATTGTTGCTGCAAGGAGCTTGCACTCGTGACGAATCAGGTACTGTTAATTCGTCGAAAAGAACTGCTGATTAGTCACGAGTGCAAGCTCCTCGCAGCAACAATGTGTATTCGCACTGAATAAGCGCATAGGGGTGGCCCCTACGCCGTGTACTTAGCACACCGCCTTAGTGTTTCATAGTGGATTCCTTGGCGAAGGCCGGACCCCAGCCGAAACTTAGCAAATGAAGCATTGTTGCCTCAACCTACAAGTGCCTGTTCGACTACCGGATCCCGGTAgactcacatatatatatatatatatatatatatatatatatatatatatatatatatatatatatatatatatatatatatatatatatatatatatacaatgaagtagacgcgcgtatgaagcggtttattgacgctTCGGCCGGGGTTCGGCCTTCATCAGGACGAAAAACTGCTTtttctgctatatatatatatatatatatatatatatctgtttatatctgtcaaccaaaggaccaggcaggattccgtaaaggctactcaacaatagaccatattcacactatcaatcaggtgatagaaaaatgtgcggaatataaccaacctttatatatagctttcattgattacgagaaagcgtttgattcagtcgaaacctcagcagtcatggaggcattgcggaatcagggtgtagacgagccatatgtaaaaatactgaaagacatctatagcggctccacagccaccgtagtcctccataaagaaagcaacaaaatcccaataaagaaaggcgtcaggcagggagatacgatatctccgatgctattcacagcgtgtttacaggaggtattcagagacctggattgggaagaattggggataagagttaatggagaataccttagtaacttgcgattcgctgatgatattgccttgctcagtaactcaggggaccaactgcaatgcatgctcactgacctagagaggcaaagccgaagggtgggtctaaaaattaatctgcagaaaactaaagtaatgtttaacagtctcggaagggaacagcagttttcaataggtagtgaggcattggaagtggtaagggaatacctctacttaggacaggtagtgactgcggatccggatcatgagactgaaataatcagaagaataagaatgggatggggtgcgtttggcaggcattctcagatcatgaacagcaggttgccattatccctcaagagaaaagtgtatgatagctgtgtcttaccagtactcacctacggggcagaaacctggaggcttacgaaaagggttctactcaaattgaggacgacgcaacgagctatggaaagaagaatgataggtgttacgttaagggataagaaaagagcagattgggtgagggaacaaacgcgagttaatgacatcttagttgaaatcaagaaaaagaaatgggcatggacaggacacgtaatgaggagagaagataaccgatggtcattaagagttacggaatggattccaagggaaggaaagcgtagcagagggcggcagaaagttaggtgggcggatgaaattaagaagtttgcagggacaacatggccacaattagcacatgaccggggtagttggagaagtatgggagaggcctttgccctgcagtgggcataaccaagctgatgatgatgatgatgatgatgatgatatctgtATATTAGTGATAATTGACGGCATCTTGCAAATGGTTGCAGTTTAGTGTAGCGCCGTTATGAAAATTGATCTTTCTATTTTCTTCCAACCAATAAGGTACCAGAGCCTGCATAGAAAAACTACGTTTGGAGGTGGACTCGGTCACGTGCGTACGTCattttttcataatttcataacCACTAGTATTTCGCAGTTTCTTATAAAACCGAAGAAAGCACAACAGACGAACAAGAAAATATAACAGTTTCGCAATATGGACGAACCAATGAATGTGATAGCAACATGTTACAATATTAACcaagtgtaagactcgtagcttTAGTGgtagtatgaattgaagtaaatgtAAGCTAAGCGAAAAGGCGCTGTTCTAGCGGTCCACTCCTTAAATACTACCACCGGATAATCTCATTTTTGTTTGTTGATTTAAGCCAAAGTGTTTCTTAGCGTGCGTACCACCGCTCTTCCGTATCGGAGATGTTTCAAACCTTTTTCTTGAGCCGATCTTGGAGGCATGCACAGCCGTGCCAATAAAGTTTCAGCATTTTCAGGGTTGACCTCTGTTACTGTTTCACACATTTATTATTTACTTTTGCGAACACCTAAGATAAAAGGCATGTTCGGTCGTTCTTCTGTTTCATGTGATTTGTTCAAGGGCTTCCATTCTCAAAATTCTCATGAACAATTTTGTCAAGAATATAAGACCAGGTATGAGCAACTGTAGTGAAAGAATGGTGTTGcagtataacccgcatataccgtaTGTCATGCAGCAAGGTATGGCATATAGGACATCTATACCTTAATATAcacggaacctcacagcgacgctgatggcgacggcgacggccCCGGCAATAAGATGGCTTGGAGTGACCATaaaattgctatcgtaataaaaataTGCTGGCAGAAGATTGTTAAAGGGACCGGTTTGTCTGCTAAATTACAAGGTGCTTATTCCTTTATCAAAACTAAAGCTGTATTCAGTTTCAGTAAAATGGAGCTACGAATGAACCCATACAGGTCCGTGGACTCTTCTGCAATTGTGATAATTATGAACAGCTGACCAGCTTTCCATGAATACTGCTCAGTTGTGCTGATTCGCCTAATTCAAGATAATATTGCTATACGTCTGTCAGCACGCAGAGCCAAAGTTCAAGAAGGAGCAATCTGTAACGCACGCGTATAACTAAATAAGATTAAGATTTGTGTTTCTGAATACATAGAATGCTATTGTTCTTTAGAGCTACTACGAATGAAAGGACGACGATGTGCGAATAGTGCCCCCGCATCTGACCGTTGAAATAGGTGTCCTCTGTCACCTTTTTTTAAGATTCTGAACGTGTTTGCATGGAATCCATAATACCCCTTTTCTTTAAAGGCCCTTGATTGCATGGTGCACGGAATACGTACCGTATGATGTCGTAGTGAAAAAGAAAGTACCAATTAACACTTCTCACTATCGCATTGATACAAGTTTGAGCACGGATATATCCGAGTGAAATTGTTTTCTATTCGTAGTGCACAGGAAGTACTTCTTAGCCAAGCTAATTATATAAAATAAACTTTACACTTTTAAAAGCTGCCATAAAATGCTGTTGTTCTGTTTTCAACCAAACAGGCATTGAACGTGACATTGCGTGGCAAGCTAACGTGCGATGCTCCAGCCGCCATGTGCCAAAATGCAACACTGATGAAAAGGGTAAACTTTCTGTCCTTTTATGCTTAATAAAACCTGTGCTGTTTTCCACGTAAGTAGGTTGAACAAGATATTTGCGTTTTCAAAAACCACTGCCTTCATCAGGAAAATGATTACTTCTGAGTTGTCACTAACGAATTTTTATAATTTCGAAGTTTGTTCCTCGCAGGTGTTACTTCATTTTCCTAGACTCAATAGATATGTTCAAATGTCAAATGGGTAAGAAATATTAGATGAACTCTTTCTGGAAACCACTTCCTTGTACGTGTTGTAAGGCCTCTCTTATATCGTCGTGGCATTGCTTCTTATGTGCGCTTCCGCAAGTTCGTTCCAACCACTGTGACATGCTCTGTACAAGGTTATCGTACTTCAGACACAATGCATAAAAATTTGCTTTGTGTGCGTGTTTGGTAACAGGGACGTGTATAACTTACATGCTCCCTCACGTGGTTGCCGCACTTTCTTTGCCTATAGTCCAATATGTCCATACCAACATGCAATATGTCCGTACCTTTTCTTTTACGTGAAAGCGATCTTTTTTGATCACTTTCAATTTTTGTTCGTTATTTCGTCTTTAATTTTAATTACTATCgtttttccctttattttatGGTGTATGAGATTACGTTGCTAACTTTGAGCCCATCGTACTGCGCTGATCGTGGTTTTGTATTGCTAAGCTATCTatgtattttgattttgataTGTGTATTTATCCTAGCGCCCCCTTACAGATTGTCTTACGGAAGTTCCTGTTAAATTAAGTTAAGAGAAGCTACTCGGGTCAATCCTCCTCGTATTTTATGATGTTCTCATAATGTGAAACACATTtctgtttaaattttttttcctcttttctaaGATAAGGCAAGCTGCAGTATTGCTAAATAACCACTAAAGTTCACGAGTAGGCCAATGAATGCTGCAGAAGTTGAATATTTTGGCCTTTTCACATGACTGCAATAATGGAAGAGCGTATCACCAAAGACAATATCCTCAAGCGCTCTTATTGCAGTTTCTTGGTGATGCGTTTCTGTTTTTGTGTTAAGCTAGGCAGAAGGAAGCAAATGAACATTACTCGTGGAGCCTAACATTCCTTTTATTGAAGACAAGAAGGAAAAGGGGAAGATCTGCTGTTTTCAGAGAAGTGAGAAGGAGAGGAAAGTGCCTGAGACCAGTGCATGAGCAGCGAAATAGAATGGCCAATTTCTAATGgtggcacagaaaaacaaaaacttgaTGAGGCATAATAT
Proteins encoded in this region:
- the LOC142564799 gene encoding uncharacterized protein LOC142564799, producing the protein MDAYRSSRSAFALTATVTVFCTAVWSCYYDDCTNGTRACIEKLRLEVDSVTCALNVTLRGKLTCDAPAAMCQNATLMKRELYVALWWLGSKKFQETCSFRPVFYQWMLPCWLKLVPPREDEPYLLRG